One window from the genome of Hoplias malabaricus isolate fHopMal1 chromosome 18, fHopMal1.hap1, whole genome shotgun sequence encodes:
- the hdhd2 gene encoding haloacid dehalogenase-like hydrolase domain-containing protein 2 has protein sequence MASRRALKAVLIDLSGTLHIEDAAVPGAQEALARLRHAPVAVKFVTNTTKECKRTLHERLRTLNFDIEEQEIFTSLTAACNLLEQKAVRPLLLVEDSAMEDFAGIETSDPNAVVIGLAPDHFNYQMLNSAFRLILDGAPLIAIHKARYYKRKDGLALGPGPFVTGLEYATDTQATVVGKPEKTFFLEALRDLNCSPEEALMIGDDARDDVGGAQNAGMLGILVKTGKYRAGDESKINPPPHLTCASFPEAVEHILQNLLESQ, from the exons ATGGCCTCTCGCCGAGCGCTGAAAGCAGTGCTCATTGACCTGAGTGGAACTCTTCACATTGAGGATGCTGCTGTACCTGGAGCTCAGGAAGCACTGGCGAG GTTGCGGCATGCTCCAGTAGCTGTGAAATTCGTAACTAACACAACAAAAGAGTGTAAGAGAACCCTGCATGAACGACTACGCACGCTCAATTTTGACATTGAAGAGCAGGAGATCTTTACTTCTTTGACTGCAGCTTGCAACTTGCTGGAGCAGAAAGCAGTGAGGCCCTTGTTGCTGGTAGAGGACAGTGCAATGGAAGATTTTGCAG GAATTGAAACCTCAGATCCTAATGCTGTTGTGATAGGCTTAGCACCCGACCATTTCAACTACCAAATGCTTAATAGTGCTTTCAG GCTAATTCTGGATGGTGCCCCACTCATAGCCATTCATAAAGCCCGCTACTACAAAAGGAAAGATGGACTGGCCCTGGGGCCTGGGCCCTTTGTGACTGGACTGGAGTATGCCACTGATACACAGGCCACTGTAGTGGGCAAACCGGAGAAAACCTTCTTCCTGGAAGCTCTGAGAGACCTGAACTGCAGTCCAGAGGAAGCTCTGATGATTGGAGAT GATGCTAGAGATGATGTTGGAGGAGCTCAAAATGCAGGAATGCTGGGAATCTTAGTCAAAACCG GTAAATACAGAGCTGGTGATGAAAGTAAAATAAACCCTCCTCCTCACCTGACTTGCGCCAGCTTTCCAGAAGCTGTAGAACATATCCTTCAAAATCTGCTAGAATCTCAATGA
- the katnal2 gene encoding katanin p60 ATPase-containing subunit A-like 2 isoform X1, with amino-acid sequence MELSYQAIKTANQAREADEQRTEARRRSLLVLIYHHLMEEGYMDAASALEQDSNFGLRRFEVCDNIDLDTILMEYESYYFIKFQKYPKLTKKLPEQGDNRLVRSSGKKRTPCTTQTLPRIASIQRPQSRNSIRKPESKAAVKDSSRSSSFQENGGVYVAESTGFGLNVSSIVRNGAGEATQKKTDYRCVIQDAIKGTSNDIASNSYQDPSERLLKPISAFYGMNHEMRELAAVISREIYLHNPNVRWDDIIGLEAAKRLVKEAVVYPIKYPQLFTGILSPWKGLLLYGPPGTGKTMLAKAVATECNTTFFNISASSIVSKWRGDSEKLVRVLFELARYHAPSTIFLDELESVMGQRGAHGVEHEGSRRMKTELLVQMDGLARSNDLVFVLAASNLPWELDHAMLRRLEKRILVGLPSGPARKAMIQHWLPTVSRTGEVELRTELAYDILAQETEGYSGSDIRLVCKEAAMRPVRKIFDALENHSEGHCDMPFIELETVTTADFLEVIAHTKPSARKLTDRFSAWEREYESV; translated from the exons ATGGAGCTGTCTTATCAGGCTATAAAAACAGCAAATCAGGCGAGAGAAGCG GATGAACAGAGAACAGAGGCAAGACGAAGAAGCCTGCTTGTGTTGATTTATCATCATTTAATGGAGGAAGG ATACATGGATGCTGCTAGTGCCCTAGAGCAGGACAGCAATTTTGGACTGCGTCGCTTTGAAGTTTGTGATAACATTGACCTGGACACTATTCTTATGGAGTATGAAAGTTATTATTTCATCAAGTTCCAAAAATATCCCAAGCTAACAAAGAAACTGCCCGAACAAG GGGATAATAGACTTGTGAGAAGCAGTGGTAAAAAGAG GACCCCATGTACAACCCAAACACTGCCAAGAATTGCCTCCATTCAGCGGCCCCAGTCCAGGAACAGTATTAGAAAGCCTGAGTCTAAAGCAGCTGTGAAGGACTCAAGCAGATCTAGCAGT TTTCAAGAGAACGGTGGCGTGTATGTGGCAGAGAGCACAGGGTTTGGCCTGAATGTGTCTTCCATCGTCAGGAATGGAGCTGGAGAGGCTACACAGAAGAAG ACTGACTACAGGTGTGTAATTCAGGATGCAATTAAAGGAACCTCTAATGATATTGCTTCCAACAGCTATCAAGATCCTTCA GAGCGGCTGCTTAAGCCCATTAGTGCCTTCTATGGAATGAACCATGAGATGAGAGAGTTAGCTGCTGTTATTAGCAGA GAAATCTATTTACACAACCCCAACGTGCGATGGGACGACATTATAGGCCTGGAGGCTGCCAAACGATTAGTCAAAGAGGCTGTCGTCTACCCCATTAAG TACCCTCAACTCTTCACAGGTATTCTCTCTCCATGGAAAGGTTTATTGCTCTATGGGCCACCagg GACAGGCAAGACTATGCTGGCAAAAGCAGTAGCCACTGAGTGCAACACCACATTCTTTAACATCTCAGCATCCAGTATTGTCAGCAAGTGGAGAGGAGACTCTGAAAAGTTGGTTCGG GTTTTGTTTGAATTAGCAAGGTATCATGCTCCATCCACCATCTTTCTGGATGAGCTGGAGTCTGTGATGGGACAAAGAGGTGCACATGG AGTTGAGCATGAAGGCAGCAGGAGGATGAAGACTGAGCTGCTGGTTCAGATGGATGGACTGGCTCGGTCCAATGATCTGGTGTTTGTGTTGGCTGCCTCAAACCTGCCCTG GGAGCTGGACCATGCCATGCTGAGGAGACTGGAGAAAAGGATACTAGTGGGTCTTCCCTCTGGTCCAGCTAGAAAAGCAATGATACAGCACTGGCTTCCTACAGTCAGCAGAACAGGAGAAGTGGAGCTCCGAACTGAACTCGCCTACGACATTCTTGCACAG GAAACAGAAGGTTACTCTGGCTCAGATATCAGACTTGTTTGTAAAGAAGCTGCAATGAGGCCTGTCCGGAAAATTTTTGATGCCCTAGAGAATCACAGCGAAG GTCACTGCGACATGCCGTTTATTGAGTTAGAAACGGTGACCACAGCAGATTTCCTGGAGGTGATAGCTCACACCAAACCGTCGGCCAGGAAGCTGACGGACAGGTTCTCTGCCTGGGAGAGAGAATATGAGTCTGTCTGA
- the katnal2 gene encoding katanin p60 ATPase-containing subunit A-like 2 isoform X3: MDAASALEQDSNFGLRRFEVCDNIDLDTILMEYESYYFIKFQKYPKLTKKLPEQGDNRLVRSSGKKRTPCTTQTLPRIASIQRPQSRNSIRKPESKAAVKDSSRSSSFQENGGVYVAESTGFGLNVSSIVRNGAGEATQKKTDYRCVIQDAIKGTSNDIASNSYQDPSERLLKPISAFYGMNHEMRELAAVISREIYLHNPNVRWDDIIGLEAAKRLVKEAVVYPIKYPQLFTGILSPWKGLLLYGPPGTGKTMLAKAVATECNTTFFNISASSIVSKWRGDSEKLVRVLFELARYHAPSTIFLDELESVMGQRGAHGVEHEGSRRMKTELLVQMDGLARSNDLVFVLAASNLPWELDHAMLRRLEKRILVGLPSGPARKAMIQHWLPTVSRTGEVELRTELAYDILAQETEGYSGSDIRLVCKEAAMRPVRKIFDALENHSEGHCDMPFIELETVTTADFLEVIAHTKPSARKLTDRFSAWEREYESV; this comes from the exons ATGGATGCTGCTAGTGCCCTAGAGCAGGACAGCAATTTTGGACTGCGTCGCTTTGAAGTTTGTGATAACATTGACCTGGACACTATTCTTATGGAGTATGAAAGTTATTATTTCATCAAGTTCCAAAAATATCCCAAGCTAACAAAGAAACTGCCCGAACAAG GGGATAATAGACTTGTGAGAAGCAGTGGTAAAAAGAG GACCCCATGTACAACCCAAACACTGCCAAGAATTGCCTCCATTCAGCGGCCCCAGTCCAGGAACAGTATTAGAAAGCCTGAGTCTAAAGCAGCTGTGAAGGACTCAAGCAGATCTAGCAGT TTTCAAGAGAACGGTGGCGTGTATGTGGCAGAGAGCACAGGGTTTGGCCTGAATGTGTCTTCCATCGTCAGGAATGGAGCTGGAGAGGCTACACAGAAGAAG ACTGACTACAGGTGTGTAATTCAGGATGCAATTAAAGGAACCTCTAATGATATTGCTTCCAACAGCTATCAAGATCCTTCA GAGCGGCTGCTTAAGCCCATTAGTGCCTTCTATGGAATGAACCATGAGATGAGAGAGTTAGCTGCTGTTATTAGCAGA GAAATCTATTTACACAACCCCAACGTGCGATGGGACGACATTATAGGCCTGGAGGCTGCCAAACGATTAGTCAAAGAGGCTGTCGTCTACCCCATTAAG TACCCTCAACTCTTCACAGGTATTCTCTCTCCATGGAAAGGTTTATTGCTCTATGGGCCACCagg GACAGGCAAGACTATGCTGGCAAAAGCAGTAGCCACTGAGTGCAACACCACATTCTTTAACATCTCAGCATCCAGTATTGTCAGCAAGTGGAGAGGAGACTCTGAAAAGTTGGTTCGG GTTTTGTTTGAATTAGCAAGGTATCATGCTCCATCCACCATCTTTCTGGATGAGCTGGAGTCTGTGATGGGACAAAGAGGTGCACATGG AGTTGAGCATGAAGGCAGCAGGAGGATGAAGACTGAGCTGCTGGTTCAGATGGATGGACTGGCTCGGTCCAATGATCTGGTGTTTGTGTTGGCTGCCTCAAACCTGCCCTG GGAGCTGGACCATGCCATGCTGAGGAGACTGGAGAAAAGGATACTAGTGGGTCTTCCCTCTGGTCCAGCTAGAAAAGCAATGATACAGCACTGGCTTCCTACAGTCAGCAGAACAGGAGAAGTGGAGCTCCGAACTGAACTCGCCTACGACATTCTTGCACAG GAAACAGAAGGTTACTCTGGCTCAGATATCAGACTTGTTTGTAAAGAAGCTGCAATGAGGCCTGTCCGGAAAATTTTTGATGCCCTAGAGAATCACAGCGAAG GTCACTGCGACATGCCGTTTATTGAGTTAGAAACGGTGACCACAGCAGATTTCCTGGAGGTGATAGCTCACACCAAACCGTCGGCCAGGAAGCTGACGGACAGGTTCTCTGCCTGGGAGAGAGAATATGAGTCTGTCTGA
- the katnal2 gene encoding katanin p60 ATPase-containing subunit A-like 2 isoform X2 has translation MELSYQAIKTANQAREADEQRTEARRRSLLVLIYHHLMEEGYMDAASALEQDSNFGLRRFEVCDNIDLDTILMEYESYYFIKFQKYPKLTKKLPEQGDNRLVRSSGKKRTPCTTQTLPRIASIQRPQSRNSIRKPESKAAVKDSSRSSSFQENGGVYVAESTGFGLNVSSIVRNGAGEATQKKTDYRCVIQDAIKGTSNDIASNSYQDPSERLLKPISAFYGMNHEMRELAAVISREIYLHNPNVRWDDIIGLEAAKRLVKEAVVYPIKYPQLFTGILSPWKGLLLYGPPGTGKTMLAKAVATECNTTFFNISASSIVSKWRGDSEKLVRVLFELARYHAPSTIFLDELESVMGQRGAHGVEHEGSRRMKTELLVQMDGLARSNDLVFVLAASNLPWELDHAMLRRLEKRILVGLPSGPARKAMIQHWLPTVSRTGEVELRTELAYDILAQETEGYSGSDIRLVCKEAAMRPVRKIFDALENHSEAHSSRSIVCLYRSLRHAVY, from the exons ATGGAGCTGTCTTATCAGGCTATAAAAACAGCAAATCAGGCGAGAGAAGCG GATGAACAGAGAACAGAGGCAAGACGAAGAAGCCTGCTTGTGTTGATTTATCATCATTTAATGGAGGAAGG ATACATGGATGCTGCTAGTGCCCTAGAGCAGGACAGCAATTTTGGACTGCGTCGCTTTGAAGTTTGTGATAACATTGACCTGGACACTATTCTTATGGAGTATGAAAGTTATTATTTCATCAAGTTCCAAAAATATCCCAAGCTAACAAAGAAACTGCCCGAACAAG GGGATAATAGACTTGTGAGAAGCAGTGGTAAAAAGAG GACCCCATGTACAACCCAAACACTGCCAAGAATTGCCTCCATTCAGCGGCCCCAGTCCAGGAACAGTATTAGAAAGCCTGAGTCTAAAGCAGCTGTGAAGGACTCAAGCAGATCTAGCAGT TTTCAAGAGAACGGTGGCGTGTATGTGGCAGAGAGCACAGGGTTTGGCCTGAATGTGTCTTCCATCGTCAGGAATGGAGCTGGAGAGGCTACACAGAAGAAG ACTGACTACAGGTGTGTAATTCAGGATGCAATTAAAGGAACCTCTAATGATATTGCTTCCAACAGCTATCAAGATCCTTCA GAGCGGCTGCTTAAGCCCATTAGTGCCTTCTATGGAATGAACCATGAGATGAGAGAGTTAGCTGCTGTTATTAGCAGA GAAATCTATTTACACAACCCCAACGTGCGATGGGACGACATTATAGGCCTGGAGGCTGCCAAACGATTAGTCAAAGAGGCTGTCGTCTACCCCATTAAG TACCCTCAACTCTTCACAGGTATTCTCTCTCCATGGAAAGGTTTATTGCTCTATGGGCCACCagg GACAGGCAAGACTATGCTGGCAAAAGCAGTAGCCACTGAGTGCAACACCACATTCTTTAACATCTCAGCATCCAGTATTGTCAGCAAGTGGAGAGGAGACTCTGAAAAGTTGGTTCGG GTTTTGTTTGAATTAGCAAGGTATCATGCTCCATCCACCATCTTTCTGGATGAGCTGGAGTCTGTGATGGGACAAAGAGGTGCACATGG AGTTGAGCATGAAGGCAGCAGGAGGATGAAGACTGAGCTGCTGGTTCAGATGGATGGACTGGCTCGGTCCAATGATCTGGTGTTTGTGTTGGCTGCCTCAAACCTGCCCTG GGAGCTGGACCATGCCATGCTGAGGAGACTGGAGAAAAGGATACTAGTGGGTCTTCCCTCTGGTCCAGCTAGAAAAGCAATGATACAGCACTGGCTTCCTACAGTCAGCAGAACAGGAGAAGTGGAGCTCCGAACTGAACTCGCCTACGACATTCTTGCACAG GAAACAGAAGGTTACTCTGGCTCAGATATCAGACTTGTTTGTAAAGAAGCTGCAATGAGGCCTGTCCGGAAAATTTTTGATGCCCTAGAGAATCACAGCGAAG cacacagctccaggtcaATCGTGTGTCTCTACAGGTCACTGCGACATGCCGTTTATTGA
- the sigmar1 gene encoding sigma non-opioid intracellular receptor 1: MSLTTKVLKLVVAVGVMVLLAQCLQYWMANKKYVFTKEDVAKLAKQYAGQDHEQAFAKVVVELRRQYPGHILPDEDLQWVFVNAGGWMGSMCLLHASLTEYVLLFGTAVDTSGHSGRYWAEISDTIISGTFRQWKEGTTKSETYYPGDTVVHTVGEATSVQWTSGTWMVEYGRGFIPSTLGFALADTVFSTQDLLTLGHTFRVYIKGMLLEANTYLTEVGFF, translated from the exons ATGTCTCTCACCACTAAAGTGCTTAAACTCGTGGTGGCGGTGGGAGTGATGGTCTTACTGGCACAGTGTCTGCAGTACTGGATGGCAAATAAAAAATACGTCTTTACCAAAGAGGACGTCGCCAAACTGGCCAAACAGTACGCAG GTCAGGACCATGAGCAGGCCTTTGCTAAGGTGGTGGTTGAGCTGCGGAGGCAATACCCAGGCCACATCCTTCCTGACGAAGACCTGCAGTGGGTGTTTGTAAATGCCGGCGGATGGATGGGCTCCATGTGTCTGCTCCACGCCTCCCTCACTGAGTATGTGCTGCTCTTTGGAACTGCCGTGGACACGAGCGGACACTCAG GTCGATATTGGGCAGAAATATCGGACACCATAATTTCTGGAACCTTTCGACAATGGAAAGAGGGAACAACAAAAAGTGAAACATACTACCCAG GTGACACGGTAGTGCACACGGTCGGAGAAGCTACATCAGTACAGTGGACCTCAGGGACCTGGATGGTGGAGTATGGCAGAGGATTCATTCCATCCACACTGGGCTTTGCTCTGGCTGACACAGTCTTCAGCACGCAGGACTTGTTGACACTAGGCCATACCTTCCGTGTGTACATCAAGGGAATGCTATTAGAAGCCAACACCTACCTGACTGAGGTTGGATTCTTCTGA